From the genome of Neodiprion pinetum isolate iyNeoPine1 chromosome 3, iyNeoPine1.2, whole genome shotgun sequence, one region includes:
- the LOC124214851 gene encoding uncharacterized protein: MDRRHGLNTPSPLRNSTAANRPFRSPFHTILSPCDKVNLNGKRVKVSNVRSSPSWTPKKRTSHQPCLMGKKICLENEYAPSECDKERSITEDDLKQIKDRICVKKQQLESVKRQLLYKKKHEAHDLNDLTERWLRGCQEALMQFQKDISCHSGTAVSMPELLAQLGIPPKLVQYSVEDCDFVV, encoded by the exons ATGGACAGGCGGCACGGATTAAATACGCCTTCTCCGTTGAGAAATAGCACGGCTGCGAATCGACCCTTTCGATCACCCTTTCATACTATTCTCAGCCCATGTGATAAAGTCAATCTCAACGGAAAGCGTGTCAAGGTTTCAAACGTTAGATCTTCTCC TTCATGGACCCCAAAGAAGAGGACTAGTCATCAGCCGTGTTTAAtgggcaaaaaaatttgcttaGAAAATGAATACGCACCATCAGAATGCGACAAAGAAAGATCGATTACTGAGGATGATCTTAAACAAATCAAAGATAGAATCTGCGTAAAGAAACAACAATTAGAAAGTGTGAAACGTCAGttgttgtacaaaaaaaag cACGAGGCACATGATTTAAATGATCTTACGGAAAGATGGCTGCGAGGGTGTCAAGAAGCGCTTATGCAATTCCAGAAAGATATTAGCTGCCACAGCGGAACTGCTGTAAGCATGCCAGAGCTTTTGGCGCAGTTAGGGATTCCGCCAAAATTGGTACAATATTCAGTTGAAGATTGCGACTTTGTGGTGTAA